One Mucilaginibacter ginkgonis genomic region harbors:
- a CDS encoding porin family protein translates to MKKLFFSAFALLLIVQAASAQYYRPHYRARKVPTKTYDNNFRPTFTLIGGMNISNIIQSSGYNFNTRTKLGVNAGLGFDLPVSYPLSITIEGLYSQKGYTTLTPGGEYSQRTDYIDVPLLLKFHVVPGFNLLLGPQASFLVSTRNTFDNGIDQTTRLNYNNSTDGYNKALITGVAGVSFDLSRNVELRGRYNIDLTRNNENGNTAVPPYRNSVFQVGLGIKF, encoded by the coding sequence ATGAAAAAACTCTTCTTTTCTGCTTTTGCATTGCTGCTCATCGTTCAGGCGGCAAGTGCACAGTATTACCGCCCGCATTATCGCGCGCGCAAAGTGCCTACTAAGACTTACGATAATAATTTCAGGCCAACGTTCACACTCATCGGCGGTATGAATATTTCAAACATTATCCAGTCTAGCGGTTATAATTTTAACACCCGTACCAAATTGGGCGTAAACGCCGGTTTAGGTTTCGACTTACCTGTAAGCTATCCGCTGTCAATCACTATTGAAGGTTTGTATTCGCAAAAAGGTTATACTACCCTTACCCCGGGCGGCGAATATAGCCAGCGTACAGATTACATTGATGTGCCGTTATTGCTTAAGTTTCACGTAGTGCCGGGCTTCAACCTTTTGTTAGGCCCGCAAGCATCCTTTTTGGTTTCTACCCGTAACACATTTGACAATGGGATAGACCAGACAACCAGGTTGAATTATAACAATTCGACCGATGGTTATAACAAGGCGCTGATCACAGGTGTGGCAGGTGTTAGCTTTGACTTAAGCCGTAACGTAGAATTGCGTGGAAGGTATAACATTGACCTTACCCGCAATAATGAG